A single bacterium DNA region contains:
- a CDS encoding prohibitin family protein translates to MAPKPGLIKVAAIVIVVFLIFSGSLVIIGPGQRGVVINFGAVSPVVWDEGLHFKIPIYQRVEKMDVRVQKEQTEAAAASKDLQDTHSTIAVNFNIIPDKAGWVFQHIGRGYNERVIDPMTQEVVKAVTARYTAIELITNREKIRMEIKDILKARLLDYHIAVVDVSIVNFKFSAQFTQAIENKQTAEQMALKASRDLDRIKIEAQQKVAAAQAEAESLRLQRQNITPDLVELRRIEAMQQAIQKWNGVLPQVTGGAMPFIDAKSYTGK, encoded by the coding sequence ATGGCTCCGAAGCCCGGCCTGATCAAGGTCGCCGCGATCGTGATCGTCGTTTTCCTGATTTTCTCCGGTTCGCTCGTGATCATCGGGCCCGGCCAGCGCGGCGTCGTCATCAACTTCGGCGCGGTTTCCCCCGTGGTTTGGGACGAGGGGCTCCACTTCAAGATCCCCATCTACCAGAGGGTCGAGAAGATGGACGTGCGGGTCCAGAAGGAGCAGACGGAGGCGGCGGCGGCCTCCAAGGACCTGCAGGACACCCACTCCACGATCGCGGTCAACTTCAACATCATCCCCGACAAGGCGGGGTGGGTATTCCAGCACATCGGGCGCGGGTACAACGAGCGCGTCATCGACCCGATGACCCAGGAGGTCGTGAAGGCCGTCACGGCACGGTACACGGCCATCGAGCTGATCACGAACCGGGAAAAGATCCGCATGGAGATCAAGGATATTCTGAAGGCGCGGCTGCTGGACTACCACATCGCCGTGGTCGACGTTTCCATCGTCAACTTCAAGTTCAGCGCGCAGTTCACCCAGGCGATCGAGAACAAGCAGACCGCCGAACAGATGGCGCTCAAGGCGAGCCGGGACCTCGACCGGATCAAGATCGAGGCGCAGCAGAAGGTCGCCGCGGCGCAGGCGGAGGCCGAGTCGCTGCGGCTGCAGCGGCAGAACATCACGCCGGACCTGGTGGAGCTGCGGCGGATCGAGGCGATGCAGCAGGCGATCCAGAAGTGGAACGGCGTGCTCCCCCAGGTGACCGGCGGGGCGATGCCGTTCATCGACGCCAAGTCGTACACCGGGAAGTAG
- the pbpC gene encoding penicillin-binding protein 1C yields the protein MRAVARAVLRTVLSALILAGTVAAVALPGRYGLFDGFERADLRWEENCRFSDRNGVPLRILQDARGERHLWVPASAIPETVKRAFLAAEDKRFFLHPGFDPLAIARAARANLRGGRIVSGASTITQQVARILHPRPRGYEAKLIEVLQAVRIEMILTKEEILEQYLNRVPLGNNLRGVEIASRVYFGKGVRDLTVAEAALLASLPKAPGRLDPYGPRRAALLARKEWVLSRMAECGFLDEETRARAGRERLVIRPFAFPFGAPHVVELLLARGVRGPGEHRTTLDARLQEDVERIVASQKERLSPRKVGQAAVLVVQNKTMEVLASAGSLAYGSKDRGFNDGTVARRSAGSTLKPFLYALALDEGLTAATLLNDTLQAYATPRGDYRPDNFDRKEYGPVTLRVALANSLNISAVRTLEALPPGRFERLLAAADLLPRRGDRAGEFGLGLAIGNPEVRLTSLTAAYAMLANGGEHRPLRYLLSDPGAPPRRLLSREASYIVSDILSDPSARLPAFGAPPEFDLPFRVSIKTGTSTEYRDGWIVGYTPDYTVGVWTGNFDGKPGVGSTGASAAAPILRQVLELLHGPDPPVAPPPPPGVEEAEVCGLSGMKPGPECRHVSREFFFRDAIPERTCAFHREDGDHHRLPVAFARWLSRKHRAGAAGGYRLAGFPDALDALFGETPDGAGAPPESSGIRIRTDVAAEAPGRNPVPPSDSPRESSPRFTIGMLADGGADLPTEARGEIRILYPLPRDRFLFPRAEDPGEIPFEALPSEPVPYVDWYVDGKHLARAGPPYDARWKPERGKHRILAATPGRQGADVTITVE from the coding sequence ATGCGAGCGGTCGCGCGAGCCGTCCTTCGGACCGTCCTGTCCGCCTTGATCCTGGCGGGCACGGTCGCGGCCGTCGCCCTGCCCGGGCGGTACGGGTTGTTCGACGGCTTCGAGCGGGCGGACCTCCGGTGGGAGGAGAACTGCCGCTTCAGCGACCGGAACGGCGTACCCCTGCGCATCCTCCAGGACGCGCGGGGGGAGCGGCATTTGTGGGTTCCGGCGAGCGCCATCCCGGAGACCGTGAAGCGCGCTTTCCTCGCGGCCGAGGATAAGCGATTTTTCCTCCACCCGGGATTCGACCCCCTGGCGATCGCGCGGGCCGCCCGCGCCAACCTGCGAGGGGGACGGATCGTCTCCGGAGCATCCACGATCACCCAGCAGGTCGCGCGCATTCTCCATCCCCGCCCGCGCGGCTACGAGGCCAAGCTCATCGAGGTGCTGCAGGCCGTCCGCATCGAGATGATCCTGACGAAGGAGGAGATCCTCGAGCAATATCTGAACCGCGTCCCGCTGGGGAACAACCTGCGGGGGGTGGAAATCGCTTCCCGGGTCTACTTCGGGAAAGGGGTCCGGGACCTGACCGTTGCGGAGGCGGCCCTGCTGGCGAGCCTCCCCAAGGCCCCGGGACGTCTCGACCCATACGGTCCACGGCGCGCGGCGCTGCTGGCCCGGAAGGAGTGGGTCCTCTCCCGCATGGCGGAGTGCGGATTCCTCGACGAGGAGACGCGCGCGCGCGCCGGCCGGGAACGCCTGGTCATCCGCCCCTTCGCTTTTCCGTTCGGGGCGCCCCACGTCGTGGAACTCCTCCTGGCGCGGGGCGTCCGGGGCCCGGGGGAGCATCGCACCACGCTCGACGCGCGTCTCCAGGAGGACGTGGAGCGGATCGTCGCCTCCCAGAAGGAACGCCTGTCCCCGCGGAAGGTGGGGCAGGCGGCGGTCCTCGTCGTCCAAAACAAGACGATGGAAGTCCTGGCGTCGGCCGGCTCGCTTGCCTACGGGTCGAAGGACCGGGGGTTCAATGACGGCACCGTCGCCCGCCGCTCCGCCGGCTCGACGCTGAAGCCGTTCCTCTACGCGCTGGCCCTCGACGAAGGACTCACCGCCGCGACGTTGCTGAACGACACCCTTCAGGCGTACGCCACACCGCGGGGGGATTACCGGCCCGACAACTTCGACCGGAAGGAGTACGGGCCGGTCACCTTGCGTGTCGCATTGGCCAACTCGCTGAACATATCTGCCGTCAGGACCCTCGAAGCCTTGCCTCCGGGGCGTTTCGAGCGGCTGCTCGCCGCCGCGGACCTGTTGCCCCGGCGGGGAGACCGCGCCGGGGAATTCGGGCTGGGACTGGCGATCGGAAACCCGGAGGTGCGCCTCACTTCCCTGACGGCCGCCTACGCGATGCTCGCCAACGGCGGGGAGCATCGCCCGTTGCGATACCTCCTCTCGGATCCCGGCGCGCCGCCACGGCGCCTCCTGTCGCGGGAGGCGTCGTACATCGTCTCCGACATCCTTTCGGATCCGTCCGCCCGGTTGCCGGCGTTCGGGGCGCCGCCGGAGTTCGATCTCCCGTTCCGCGTGTCGATCAAGACGGGGACGAGCACGGAGTATCGGGACGGATGGATCGTGGGGTACACCCCCGACTATACCGTCGGCGTGTGGACCGGAAATTTCGACGGGAAGCCCGGCGTCGGTTCCACCGGAGCGTCCGCCGCCGCCCCGATCCTGCGGCAGGTGTTGGAGCTTCTCCACGGACCGGATCCGCCGGTTGCCCCTCCTCCGCCTCCCGGGGTGGAAGAGGCGGAGGTGTGCGGTCTCTCCGGGATGAAACCGGGGCCGGAGTGCCGCCACGTCAGCAGGGAATTCTTTTTCCGGGACGCCATCCCGGAGCGGACGTGCGCGTTCCACCGCGAGGACGGAGACCATCACCGGCTCCCGGTGGCGTTCGCACGGTGGCTCTCGCGGAAACATCGGGCGGGCGCCGCCGGGGGGTACCGTCTCGCCGGATTCCCCGATGCGCTCGACGCCCTCTTCGGCGAAACCCCGGATGGCGCCGGCGCACCTCCGGAATCGTCCGGCATCCGGATTCGCACGGACGTCGCGGCCGAGGCCCCGGGGCGGAACCCCGTCCCACCTTCCGATTCCCCCCGGGAGAGCTCGCCGCGCTTCACGATCGGCATGCTCGCCGACGGGGGCGCCGATCTGCCGACGGAAGCCCGGGGGGAGATCCGGATCCTTTATCCCCTGCCCAGGGACCGTTTCCTATTTCCCCGGGCGGAGGATCCCGGAGAGATCCCGTTCGAGGCGCTTCCTTCGGAGCCGGTGCCGTACGTGGATTGGTACGTGGACGGAAAGCATCTCGCCCGGGCCGGTCCTCCCTACGACGCCAGGTGGAAACCGGAACGGGGGAAGCATCGGATCCTGGCGGCCACTCCCGGCCGCCAGGGAGCCGACGTGACGATCACCGTGGAATGA
- a CDS encoding alpha-2-macroglobulin family protein, with protein sequence MRRIRLRLTSSPASSLSFPLFVPLLLAILLAPSLGPPQARAADPTFTITKIESQIHLAGPEQRSLVLQFNAPCDSTDFAGVLKILPSVARRWTDIQVHQEAPDRVSIPGRFVPGTKYTVFLPDDFACNGRKYVRTLTSYTMPDLPPRIAFGEKGSVIERDSRQILNASVTNVGELEARALRIPLLLVPAVASIPNYDGVRDRVSTRFKALREAVGDDPALRPFLREPVEDRQAFRPGKSRNEAATFSIPLSFRKDREKGAVLVVAAAGMGAAEEAESPAKILCVTDLGLATKRSRNSLLAWATSLRTGQPREGVSIIAVTHDGFAIPLGTTGKDGLLGAKSLHKLRSIALEDAKTPEKPVMAGDVAFVLAATEDDAAFLTLAEEDLKADWIGPGEPMRIGDRLLRGQVFTERGIYRPGESVHFKGAVRAYRSGAVAPPENLSVGFTVINSRQEEVFRKIVPLSGFGTAAAVLQIPAHYPLGTYTLKMAPEGIAVVGGAAPAPAAIAGESDPEEEPEDEETPTRVDTQGAVTTTFEVQEVRPPRHFTSVRFRKIVRKDDSYVNLAVESAVLEVEIHGSYYAGGGVKNGKVRWKIAYAPSKFRPKGQGEFHFGSVPERKAEMLESGEAILDGQGKALVTVPLSPEIVSGAYALEASAVVVDFDGRAASGSATYQEDPPFLVGIGPHDAETGVGEPRTVRLVVLDRDGRRVEAGKLVAEVQRQDWVYLRKRNEEGNIYWTGEQVYRKQLSSPLTLRNGEATFDFDFVLGGEYLLKFRYQGADGKEGVSATRIRVRGPSYAWGGDVRNRSFERLSAAPDRKVYAPGDTARIFVSPHKKISSLLLTVERDRVIEVRVLPWSPERKYVDVPLSGRHAPNVYVSLLGVTSRGDFPVYGDGFDDEAPSFLYGIVPLEVRKKPVELRVTVNKGTGALQALPGEEQKLTLSVRDGKGKPAEAEIALAVVDESFLALTGFKTPSFEGLSRFLVPLTVSTAEMRTRLLLQTPYGFARISPVTGGDGGESAVAAESKVRKDFNPVAYFNPAVLTRPDGTAEVSFRLPDTMTAYRVYAVACDKGSGFASVQRDLVVTKPFYLEPGLPAFLTRGDRFTLLVSSFNKTREPGKGTFAAGKDEFVKLSGASSSFELAPLDRILLPVQGEAMSPGTARLRFSGTLGTFSDAVEIKLPVNSGLLPWRDVVSGTLKGTETIRYAFPKGTEKISWKDVRPGEVRAVLTVSGSPFLRMAPGLRYLLRYPYGCVEQTSSGTIPLAALRELIRRGMLPGISLDETDKFLRQGVERLLKMQLPDGSFSYWPGERHVHPWGAIYAMSALTFAKRSGFPVPEDRLAKGLSFLSVWATRGDGSRDDDQKAFAAYLLALNGSLPDPLYASLHERLPNLTREGALLTLLAGKHAGRTTAAELRPKARTLLERSRDEKAHPAFYARYREAAVALLAGAEFLPDDPLTGKQAAELLRGINPQGYWTSTSDTGWSLLALGEYYRGTSFSGGPVTVTVRQAGKPGLSAPVDPGKSHDFVLDAGAFLARPEVSLTASGNTALLFLLDLAFPRMDYARSGHSNGFKVAKTITPIEGGKTVKVGDVVRVDVSFETGFQTLEYVVLDDPLPAGLMAINSALKTEEQPRGGREKEQGYWSYWDDDWGAYRFQPNHFELREDRVLAFRDRIWWGGKFRYSYFARAVLAGEFVLPSTKVQLMYEPDVAGYTPVGKLVIEAR encoded by the coding sequence TTGCGGCGAATCCGGCTTCGGTTGACCTCGTCCCCGGCTTCTTCCCTTTCCTTCCCCCTCTTCGTTCCGCTCCTGTTGGCCATCCTCCTGGCCCCGTCCCTTGGCCCTCCGCAAGCGCGGGCGGCGGATCCGACCTTCACCATCACGAAGATCGAATCCCAAATCCATCTCGCCGGGCCGGAGCAGCGGAGCCTGGTTCTCCAGTTCAACGCCCCATGCGACTCCACCGACTTCGCGGGCGTCCTGAAGATCCTCCCGTCCGTCGCGCGCCGATGGACGGATATCCAGGTCCATCAGGAGGCGCCGGACCGCGTCAGCATTCCCGGCCGGTTCGTACCCGGAACGAAATACACCGTTTTCCTTCCCGACGACTTCGCCTGCAACGGCCGGAAGTACGTCCGGACGCTGACCTCCTACACGATGCCCGATCTCCCGCCGCGGATCGCCTTCGGGGAGAAGGGCTCCGTGATCGAGCGGGACAGCCGCCAGATCCTGAACGCATCCGTCACCAACGTCGGGGAGCTCGAGGCCCGGGCGCTCCGCATCCCTCTCCTCCTCGTCCCGGCGGTCGCATCCATCCCGAACTACGACGGGGTCCGGGATCGCGTGTCGACGCGCTTCAAGGCGTTGCGCGAAGCCGTCGGCGACGATCCGGCGCTCCGTCCCTTCCTCCGGGAGCCGGTCGAGGACCGGCAGGCGTTCCGTCCGGGGAAGTCCCGCAACGAGGCCGCCACCTTCTCGATCCCTCTCTCGTTCCGGAAGGACCGGGAGAAGGGAGCCGTCCTCGTCGTCGCGGCGGCCGGCATGGGCGCCGCCGAAGAGGCGGAAAGCCCCGCCAAGATCCTCTGCGTCACCGACCTGGGGCTGGCGACGAAGCGTTCCCGCAATTCCCTGCTCGCCTGGGCAACGTCCCTGAGGACAGGGCAGCCCCGCGAGGGGGTCTCGATCATCGCCGTGACGCACGACGGATTCGCGATCCCGCTCGGAACGACGGGGAAGGACGGGCTCCTCGGCGCCAAAAGTCTCCACAAGCTCCGGAGCATCGCACTGGAAGATGCGAAGACGCCCGAAAAACCGGTCATGGCCGGGGACGTGGCGTTTGTCCTGGCGGCGACGGAGGACGACGCCGCCTTCCTGACCCTTGCGGAGGAGGACCTCAAGGCCGACTGGATCGGCCCCGGGGAGCCGATGCGGATCGGCGACCGCCTCCTGCGGGGGCAGGTCTTCACGGAGCGCGGAATCTACCGCCCGGGAGAGTCGGTTCACTTCAAGGGGGCCGTCAGGGCGTATCGGAGCGGGGCTGTCGCCCCGCCGGAGAATCTCTCGGTCGGCTTCACGGTGATCAACAGCAGGCAGGAGGAGGTCTTCCGGAAGATCGTTCCCCTCTCCGGGTTCGGCACCGCCGCCGCCGTCCTCCAGATCCCCGCCCACTACCCGCTCGGGACGTACACGCTGAAGATGGCGCCGGAAGGAATCGCCGTGGTCGGCGGCGCGGCGCCCGCCCCGGCGGCCATCGCCGGGGAAAGCGACCCGGAGGAGGAGCCGGAGGACGAGGAGACGCCTACCCGCGTGGACACCCAAGGTGCGGTCACGACCACCTTCGAGGTGCAGGAAGTCCGTCCCCCGCGGCATTTCACCTCCGTCCGCTTCCGGAAGATCGTCCGGAAGGACGACAGCTACGTGAACCTGGCCGTGGAGTCCGCCGTCCTCGAAGTGGAGATCCACGGGTCCTATTACGCCGGGGGCGGGGTCAAGAACGGGAAGGTTCGATGGAAGATCGCCTACGCTCCGTCGAAGTTCCGCCCGAAGGGGCAGGGAGAGTTCCACTTCGGCAGCGTCCCCGAGCGGAAGGCGGAGATGCTGGAGAGCGGGGAAGCGATCCTCGATGGGCAGGGGAAGGCGCTCGTGACCGTCCCGCTGAGTCCCGAGATCGTGTCGGGGGCGTACGCGCTCGAGGCGAGCGCCGTGGTGGTGGACTTCGACGGCCGCGCCGCCTCCGGGAGCGCCACGTATCAGGAGGACCCGCCGTTCCTGGTCGGCATCGGCCCCCACGACGCGGAGACCGGCGTCGGCGAGCCCCGGACCGTCCGGCTGGTCGTCCTCGACCGGGATGGCCGGCGCGTGGAGGCGGGGAAACTCGTCGCGGAGGTCCAGCGGCAGGATTGGGTATATCTCCGGAAACGGAACGAAGAGGGGAACATCTACTGGACCGGCGAACAGGTGTACCGGAAACAGCTCTCTTCCCCGCTGACGCTCCGGAACGGGGAGGCGACCTTCGATTTCGACTTCGTCCTTGGCGGAGAGTACCTCCTCAAGTTCCGCTACCAGGGAGCGGACGGAAAGGAGGGGGTTTCCGCCACCCGGATCCGCGTGCGCGGCCCCTCCTACGCCTGGGGGGGAGACGTGCGGAACCGGTCGTTCGAGCGGCTCTCCGCCGCCCCCGACCGGAAGGTGTACGCCCCCGGGGACACGGCGAGGATCTTCGTCAGCCCCCACAAGAAGATCTCCTCCCTCCTGCTGACCGTGGAGCGGGACCGGGTGATCGAGGTCCGCGTCCTTCCCTGGTCGCCGGAGCGGAAGTACGTCGACGTTCCCCTGTCCGGGCGCCACGCGCCCAACGTCTACGTCAGCCTGCTGGGAGTGACGTCCCGCGGAGACTTTCCCGTCTACGGAGACGGGTTCGACGACGAGGCGCCGTCATTCCTCTACGGCATCGTCCCCCTGGAAGTCCGGAAAAAACCCGTGGAGCTCCGCGTCACGGTGAACAAGGGAACGGGGGCGCTGCAGGCCCTCCCGGGGGAAGAACAGAAACTGACCCTTTCCGTCCGGGACGGCAAGGGGAAGCCCGCCGAGGCGGAGATCGCCCTGGCGGTGGTCGACGAAAGTTTCCTGGCCCTGACCGGCTTCAAGACCCCTTCGTTCGAGGGGCTGTCCCGCTTCCTCGTCCCCTTGACGGTGTCGACCGCCGAGATGCGCACCCGGCTCCTGCTCCAGACGCCGTACGGGTTCGCCCGTATCTCTCCCGTGACCGGCGGCGACGGGGGAGAGAGCGCGGTGGCGGCGGAGAGCAAGGTCCGGAAGGACTTTAACCCCGTGGCGTATTTCAACCCGGCCGTCCTGACCCGGCCCGACGGGACCGCGGAGGTCTCGTTCCGTCTCCCCGACACGATGACCGCGTACCGGGTGTACGCGGTGGCGTGCGACAAGGGGAGCGGATTCGCCTCCGTCCAGCGGGATCTGGTGGTGACCAAGCCGTTCTACCTGGAGCCCGGCCTTCCCGCCTTCCTTACGAGGGGAGACCGGTTCACCCTCCTCGTCTCTTCCTTCAACAAGACCCGGGAACCCGGGAAGGGAACCTTCGCCGCAGGGAAGGACGAGTTCGTGAAGCTTTCCGGGGCGTCCTCCTCCTTCGAACTCGCCCCCCTCGACCGGATCCTCCTGCCCGTCCAGGGGGAGGCGATGTCCCCGGGGACCGCGCGGCTCCGGTTCTCCGGGACCCTCGGCACGTTCTCCGATGCCGTGGAGATCAAGCTCCCCGTCAATTCCGGGCTCCTCCCATGGCGCGACGTCGTGTCCGGGACGCTGAAGGGGACGGAGACGATCCGGTACGCGTTCCCGAAAGGGACGGAAAAGATCTCCTGGAAGGATGTCCGTCCGGGAGAGGTGCGGGCGGTGCTGACCGTGTCGGGCTCCCCCTTCCTGCGGATGGCGCCGGGGCTTCGATACCTCCTCCGCTATCCGTACGGATGCGTGGAGCAGACCAGCTCGGGCACCATTCCCCTGGCAGCGCTCCGTGAGCTGATCCGCCGGGGGATGCTCCCCGGCATCTCCCTCGACGAGACCGACAAGTTCCTGCGGCAGGGGGTGGAGCGTCTCCTGAAGATGCAGCTTCCCGACGGCAGCTTCTCCTACTGGCCGGGGGAGCGGCATGTCCATCCGTGGGGGGCGATCTACGCAATGTCCGCCCTGACCTTCGCGAAACGGTCCGGGTTCCCGGTCCCCGAGGACCGGCTCGCCAAGGGGCTCTCGTTCCTCTCGGTGTGGGCGACCCGGGGCGACGGGAGCCGGGACGACGACCAGAAAGCTTTCGCCGCCTATCTCCTGGCGTTGAACGGATCGTTGCCCGACCCGCTCTACGCGTCGCTCCACGAACGGCTCCCGAACCTCACCCGGGAAGGGGCGCTCCTCACGCTCCTGGCGGGGAAACATGCGGGGCGGACGACCGCGGCGGAACTTCGTCCGAAGGCCCGGACCCTCCTCGAACGGAGCCGGGACGAGAAGGCGCACCCGGCCTTCTACGCCCGGTATCGCGAGGCGGCGGTGGCGCTGCTGGCCGGGGCGGAATTCCTTCCGGACGATCCGTTGACGGGGAAGCAGGCGGCCGAGCTTCTCCGCGGAATCAACCCTCAGGGGTACTGGACTTCGACGAGCGACACCGGGTGGTCTCTCCTGGCCCTCGGGGAATACTATCGGGGGACAAGCTTCTCCGGGGGGCCGGTGACCGTGACGGTCCGCCAGGCGGGGAAGCCGGGGCTCTCGGCGCCCGTCGACCCCGGGAAATCGCACGACTTCGTCCTCGATGCGGGAGCCTTCCTCGCGAGGCCGGAGGTTTCCCTTACGGCGAGCGGGAACACGGCGCTCCTTTTCCTGCTCGACCTCGCCTTCCCCCGGATGGATTACGCCCGCTCGGGCCATTCGAACGGCTTCAAGGTCGCCAAGACGATCACTCCCATCGAAGGGGGGAAAACGGTCAAGGTGGGGGATGTGGTGCGGGTGGACGTTTCGTTCGAAACGGGCTTCCAGACCCTGGAGTACGTCGTCCTCGACGATCCGCTTCCGGCGGGGCTCATGGCGATCAACAGCGCCCTGAAGACCGAGGAGCAACCCCGGGGCGGCCGGGAGAAGGAGCAGGGATACTGGTCGTATTGGGATGACGATTGGGGAGCCTACCGTTTCCAGCCGAACCATTTCGAGTTGCGGGAGGACCGGGTACTCGCGTTCCGCGACCGGATCTGGTGGGGCGGGAAGTTCCGGTACTCCTACTTCGCCCGGGCCGTCCTGGCCGGGGAGTTCGTCCTGCCCTCGACGAAGGTGCAGCTCATGTACGAGCCGGACGTGGCCGGGTACACCCCCGTGGGGAAACTGGTGATCGAGGCGCGCTGA